In a single window of the Bacteroides acidifaciens genome:
- a CDS encoding pseudouridine synthase translates to MSTENEEWRENSFNEENSGAGRDGNRSYNREGGERPYRPSYNREGGERPYRPRFNTNNEGGERPQRSYGDRSYGDRPQRPSYNREGGDRPYRPRFNNNEGGERPQRPYNREGGYGDRPQRPSYNREGGYGDRPQRPRFNSEGGDRPQRPSYNREGGDRPYRPRFNNGEGSDRPQRPSYNREGGDRPYRPRFNNGEGGGYRSNNGGGYRPRYNNDRQGGYRPRPRTGDYDPNAKYSLKKQIEYKEQFVDPNEPIRLNKFLANAGVCSRREADEFITAGVVSVNGEVVTELGTKIKRSDVVKFHEEPVSIERKVYVLLNKPKDTVTTSDDPQERRTVMDLVKGACNERIYPVGRLDRNTTGVLLLTNDGDLASKLTHPKFLKKKIYHVHLDKNLAKADMEQIAAGIQLEDGEIHADAISYTDDFKKDQVGIEIHSGKNRIVRRIFESLGYKVIKLDRVFFAGLTKKGLRRGDWRYLSEAEVNYLRMGSFE, encoded by the coding sequence ATGAGCACAGAAAACGAAGAATGGCGCGAAAATTCTTTCAATGAAGAGAATTCAGGTGCCGGCCGTGATGGTAACAGGTCTTACAACAGAGAAGGTGGAGAACGTCCGTATCGCCCTTCTTACAACCGTGAAGGCGGGGAGCGTCCGTATCGCCCGCGATTTAATACCAACAATGAAGGTGGAGAACGCCCACAGCGTTCTTATGGCGACCGCTCTTATGGCGACCGTCCTCAACGCCCTTCTTACAATCGTGAAGGTGGCGACCGCCCGTATCGTCCTCGCTTCAATAACAATGAAGGTGGTGAACGTCCGCAACGTCCTTACAACCGCGAAGGTGGTTATGGCGACCGTCCCCAGCGTCCTTCTTACAATCGTGAAGGTGGTTATGGCGACCGTCCTCAACGTCCTCGTTTCAATAGCGAAGGTGGTGACCGTCCTCAGCGTCCTTCTTACAACCGTGAAGGCGGTGACCGTCCATACCGTCCCCGTTTCAATAACGGCGAAGGTAGCGACCGTCCTCAGCGTCCTTCTTACAACCGTGAAGGTGGTGACCGTCCGTATCGTCCCCGTTTCAATAACGGCGAAGGTGGCGGCTATCGCAGCAATAACGGCGGTGGCTATCGTCCGAGATACAACAACGACCGTCAGGGCGGATACCGTCCTCGTCCGCGTACAGGCGATTATGACCCGAATGCGAAGTATAGCCTAAAGAAGCAAATCGAGTACAAGGAGCAGTTTGTTGATCCGAACGAACCGATTCGTCTGAATAAGTTCCTGGCTAACGCCGGTGTTTGTTCACGTCGTGAGGCTGACGAATTTATCACAGCAGGCGTAGTTTCTGTAAACGGTGAGGTAGTTACTGAATTGGGTACAAAAATCAAACGTTCGGATGTGGTTAAGTTCCACGAAGAACCGGTTAGCATCGAACGTAAGGTATACGTACTGTTGAACAAGCCGAAAGATACCGTAACTACATCGGATGACCCACAGGAACGCCGTACGGTAATGGATTTGGTGAAAGGCGCTTGCAACGAACGTATTTATCCGGTAGGACGTCTTGACCGTAACACGACTGGTGTACTGTTACTGACGAATGACGGTGATTTGGCTTCCAAGCTGACACATCCGAAATTCTTGAAGAAGAAAATTTATCATGTTCATCTGGACAAGAACCTGGCTAAAGCGGACATGGAGCAGATTGCGGCCGGTATCCAGTTGGAAGATGGTGAAATCCATGCAGACGCTATCAGCTATACGGATGATTTCAAGAAAGACCAGGTAGGTATCGAAATCCACTCCGGCAAGAACCGTATCGTTCGCCGTATTTTCGAATCACTGGGTTATAAAGTAATAAAACTCGACCGTGTATTCTTTGCCGGACTGACCAAGAAAGGTCTGCGTCGCGGAGACTGGCGTTACCTGTCGGAAGCAGAAGTAAACTACCTCCGCATGGGTTCGTTTGAATAA
- the asnS gene encoding asparagine--tRNA ligase, protein MEKIGRTKIVDLLKRTDIGAMVNVKGWVRTRRGSKQVNFIALNDGSTINNLQVVVDLANFDEEMLKLITTGACISVNGEMVESVGSGQKVEVQAREIEMLGTCDNTYPLQKKGHSMEFLREIAHLRPRTNTFGAVFRIRHNMAIAIHKFFHDRGFFYFHTPIITASDCEGAGQMFQVTTMNLYDLKKDERGSISYENDFFGKQASLTVSGQLEGELAATALGAIYTFGPTFRAENSNTPRHLAEFWMIEPEVAFNDIIDNMDLAEEFIKYCVKWALDNCADDVKFLNDMFDKGLIERLQGILKDDFVRLSYTDGIKILEDAVAKGHKFEFPVYWGVDLASEHERYLVEEHFKRPVILTDYPKEIKAFYMKQNEDGKTVRAMDVLFPKIGEIIGGSERESDYDKLMTRIEEMHIPMKDMWWYLDTRKFGTCPHSGFGLGFERLLLFVTGMSNIRDVIPFPRTPRNADF, encoded by the coding sequence ATGGAAAAGATTGGTAGAACAAAAATTGTAGACCTGTTGAAGCGCACGGATATCGGCGCTATGGTCAATGTGAAAGGATGGGTTCGCACCCGCAGAGGTAGCAAACAAGTAAACTTTATCGCACTGAATGACGGTTCTACAATAAATAATTTGCAGGTCGTAGTAGATTTGGCTAATTTCGACGAAGAGATGCTGAAACTGATTACCACCGGCGCTTGTATCAGCGTGAATGGTGAAATGGTGGAATCGGTAGGTTCCGGTCAGAAAGTGGAAGTGCAGGCTCGTGAAATCGAAATGCTGGGTACTTGCGATAATACATACCCATTGCAGAAGAAAGGTCACTCTATGGAATTCTTGCGTGAGATAGCCCATTTGCGTCCGCGTACCAATACTTTTGGTGCAGTGTTCCGTATTCGTCACAACATGGCGATTGCCATTCACAAGTTTTTCCATGACAGGGGCTTCTTCTATTTCCATACACCGATTATTACAGCTTCTGACTGTGAAGGTGCCGGACAGATGTTCCAGGTGACTACCATGAACCTGTATGACTTGAAGAAAGACGAAAGAGGTTCCATCTCTTATGAGAACGACTTTTTCGGTAAGCAGGCAAGTCTGACCGTATCCGGTCAGTTGGAAGGTGAGTTGGCTGCTACTGCTTTGGGAGCCATCTACACATTCGGGCCTACGTTCCGTGCCGAGAACTCTAATACTCCCCGCCACTTGGCAGAGTTTTGGATGATTGAGCCGGAAGTTGCTTTCAACGACATTATTGACAATATGGATTTGGCTGAAGAGTTCATCAAATATTGTGTGAAATGGGCGTTGGATAACTGTGCGGACGACGTGAAATTCTTGAACGATATGTTCGACAAGGGATTGATTGAACGTCTGCAAGGTATATTGAAAGATGATTTCGTACGTTTGTCTTATACAGACGGTATCAAGATTCTCGAAGATGCCGTAGCAAAAGGTCACAAGTTCGAGTTCCCGGTTTACTGGGGCGTAGACTTGGCTTCGGAACACGAACGTTATCTGGTAGAAGAACACTTCAAACGTCCGGTTATCCTGACTGATTATCCGAAAGAAATCAAAGCTTTCTATATGAAGCAGAATGAGGACGGCAAGACGGTACGTGCGATGGACGTTCTTTTCCCGAAAATCGGTGAAATTATCGGCGGTTCCGAACGTGAATCTGATTATGACAAACTGATGACCCGTATCGAGGAAATGCATATCCCGATGAAGGATATGTGGTGGTATCTGGATACCCGTAAGTTCGGTACTTGTCCTCACTCCGGTTTCGGACTCGGTTTCGAGCGTTTGTTACTTTTCGTAACGGGCATGTCGAACATCCGTGACGTGATACCGTTCCCGCGTACACCGAGAAATGCTGATTTCTAA
- a CDS encoding DUF4488 domain-containing protein — MKKLYFFTMLSIMLLAVTGAMAQKKTKFKAGELKGIWQLCHYVSEFPDVPGELKPSNTFKVLSDDGRIVNFTVIPGSSAIITGYGTWKLLTDDSYKESIEKNIHLPMLDNQDNILEFEIKDSDYLHLKYFIKNDLNGNELNTWYYETWKRVEMPSKFPEDIVR, encoded by the coding sequence ATGAAAAAGCTCTATTTCTTTACCATGCTTTCAATAATGTTGTTGGCGGTAACAGGTGCGATGGCCCAGAAGAAAACTAAATTCAAAGCGGGCGAGTTGAAAGGTATTTGGCAACTTTGCCATTATGTGTCGGAATTTCCCGATGTCCCGGGAGAGTTGAAACCCAGTAATACATTCAAGGTATTGAGTGACGACGGAAGAATCGTGAACTTCACCGTTATCCCCGGTTCCAGTGCGATTATTACAGGATATGGGACATGGAAACTCTTGACGGACGATTCTTATAAAGAAAGTATAGAAAAGAATATCCATCTTCCGATGTTGGACAATCAGGATAATATTCTGGAATTTGAAATCAAGGACAGTGATTACCTGCATCTGAAATACTTCATCAAGAATGATTTGAATGGAAATGAACTGAATACTTGGTATTATGAAACTTGGAAACGGGTGGAAATGCCGTCTAAGTTTCCGGAAGATATTGTGAGATAA
- a CDS encoding glycoside hydrolase family 88 protein, producing the protein MKNKLLVAVGSIAFLTACNAPKGNEMQWFDHAVKTSGHQLLYMAEQLKNEPDTACFPRSIKEGKYRLEHPTDWTSGFYPGSMWLAYELTGDEALAKEARKYTNRLQDMQYYTGNHDLGFMMFCSYGQGIRLKPEPTDSLILVHSSESLCSRYSPKVGLIRSWDFGDWSYPVIIDNMMNLEMLFWASEQTNNPTYRDIAISHADKTLKNHFRADMTSYHVVSYLADSGEVESKGTFQGYADSSAWARGQAWGVYGYTMCYRFTKQQSYLDAAHKIARFIIDHRPSENDYIPYWDYDAPNIPNEPRDASAAAVTASALLELSGYGDKKQGEEYFRYAENILKQLSSEEYLAKEGENHGFILLHSVGSFPHDSEIDTPLNYADYYYLEAMKRYKDLKEKLDN; encoded by the coding sequence ATGAAAAACAAACTTTTAGTGGCGGTAGGAAGTATTGCTTTCCTGACTGCCTGCAATGCTCCGAAAGGAAATGAGATGCAATGGTTCGACCATGCGGTGAAAACATCCGGGCATCAGTTGCTCTATATGGCAGAGCAATTGAAGAACGAACCGGACACGGCTTGCTTCCCCCGTTCCATAAAAGAGGGAAAGTACAGGCTGGAACACCCTACCGACTGGACGAGTGGTTTCTATCCCGGTTCGATGTGGCTGGCATACGAGTTGACCGGGGATGAGGCGTTGGCAAAGGAAGCACGCAAGTACACGAACCGTTTGCAGGATATGCAATATTATACCGGTAACCATGATTTGGGCTTTATGATGTTTTGCAGTTACGGGCAAGGTATTCGTTTGAAACCGGAACCGACCGACAGCCTGATTCTTGTCCACTCTTCCGAAAGCCTATGTTCCCGTTATAGCCCGAAAGTAGGATTGATTCGTTCGTGGGATTTCGGCGACTGGAGTTATCCGGTGATTATTGATAATATGATGAATCTTGAAATGTTGTTCTGGGCTTCGGAACAGACAAATAATCCTACCTATCGTGATATAGCAATTTCCCATGCCGACAAGACATTGAAGAATCATTTCCGGGCGGACATGACTTCCTATCATGTGGTAAGTTATCTGGCGGACAGCGGCGAGGTGGAGTCGAAAGGAACATTCCAGGGATATGCCGATTCTTCCGCTTGGGCGCGTGGCCAGGCGTGGGGAGTATATGGATATACCATGTGCTACCGTTTCACCAAGCAGCAGAGTTATCTGGATGCCGCTCATAAAATAGCCCGGTTTATTATCGACCACCGTCCGTCGGAGAACGATTACATTCCTTACTGGGATTATGATGCTCCCAATATTCCGAATGAACCGAGAGATGCTTCTGCGGCTGCTGTAACAGCTTCCGCATTACTGGAACTAAGCGGATATGGTGATAAAAAACAAGGAGAGGAATATTTCCGTTACGCGGAGAACATTCTGAAGCAATTATCATCCGAAGAATATCTGGCGAAAGAGGGAGAAAATCATGGTTTCATCCTGCTGCACTCTGTCGGCAGCTTCCCGCATGATAGTGAAATTGACACTCCGTTGAATTATGCCGATTATTACTATCTGGAAGCAATGAAGCGTTATAAAGACCTAAAAGAGAAATTGGATAATTAA